In the genome of Botrytis cinerea B05.10 chromosome 5, complete sequence, one region contains:
- the Bcrok1 gene encoding Bcrok1, whose product MDILRLLSRSSKQSGQNGSQKLGGVASKLPSSGTSANPQLYHDPIPESRGKKRKRGGPSQEADTTEQKDGDLNFFSSEPAAQKSKKITSTDDAPKPAPSNQSSEPEALLDEGECRQILKSHRLKVTLLPCAKPQKKIKKSKKSKPAKSTKEEIKQLYPQPLTAFEDLRATYKISGRLSENLKDQGYKIPTEVQMGSLPLLLKPSVALSSSSVDTDELSSTLDLLAVAPTGSGKTLAFLIPVINEIVQRRRTSDKNHDLEAVIIAPTKELASQIVNEGKKLSVGTGVKILGMKKGMKIIPSANTEEKDQPDDEEDDDESVEGTTSTSQPLTKTDILVTTPLIFLHALSLGSSDSHAPLPTVRTLVFDEADVLLDPLFREQTLGIWNSCINPDLRVTLWSATMGSNIETLASATIQARQEKLGLEKHSNLVRLVVGLKDSAIPNITHRLIYAATEPGKLIALRQLLRPTAKTTDGTESLRPPFLVFTQTIPRAIALHAELLYDIPAEAGGSTRIAVLHSDLSDSVRDQVMTRFRNGEIWILITTDILSRGVDFKGINGVVNYDVPNSGAAYIHRVGRTGRAGRDGGMAVTFYTKEDIPYVKNVANIIAASEKQAGKPASEASMQKWLLDALPTPSKEEKKKLKKYGVEARRGGLGNAKDGKDGKDKGGKSKSRMQISTKSGYERKLENNRKGAIQGSKRRKQENVGGGGEVDDDVFEGIED is encoded by the coding sequence ATGGATATTTTGAGGTTGCTTTCTAGATCGTCGAAGCAGTCGGGTCAAAATGGATCCCAAAAACTAGGAGGCGTTGCTTCGAAATTACCTTCGAGTGGAACATCTGCAAATCCTCAACTATACCACGATCCCATTCCCGAATCGAGaggcaagaaaagaaagagaggaggaCCATCTCAGGAGGCTGATACTACGGAGCAAAAAGATGGGgatctcaatttcttctcatctGAACCTGCGGCGCAGAAATCCAAGAAAATTACTTCCACAGACGATGCGCCAAAACCTGCACCTTCAAATCAATCCTCAGAGCCAGAGGCACTTCTAGATGAGGGAGAATGTCGACAGATATTAAAATCGCATCGATTGAAGGTTACTCTTCTGCCTTGCGCGAAACCGCAAAAGAAGATtaagaagtcgaagaagtCGAAGCCTGCTAAAAGTACAAAGGAGGAGATCAAGCAGTTATACCCACAGCCCTTGACGGCGTTTGAAGATTTACGAGCTACATACAAGATATCAGGCAGACTATCAGAAAATTTGAAGGATCAAGGATACAAAATTCCCACGGAAGTTCAAATGGGAAGTTTGCCGCTACTTTTGAAGCCTTCAGTTGCATTGAGTAGCTCATCAGTAGATACCGATGAGTTGTCGAGTACCCTGGATTTATTGGCTGTTGCGCCTACTGGAAGTGGAAAGACTTTGGCATTTTTAATACCGGTTATTAATGAGATAGTACAAAGACGTCGAACTTCTGATAAGAATCATGATTTGGAGGCTGTTATAATAGCGCCTACGAAAGAGCTCGCTAGTCAAATTGTCAACGAGGGAAAGAAGCTCAGCGTTGGAACTGGAGTTAAGATTttgggaatgaagaaaggGATGAAGATAATACCGAGTGCCAATACCGAGGAAAAGGACCAGCCAGacgatgaggaggatgacgACGAATCTGTCGAGGGGACTACTTCAACTAGTCAGCCACTTACCAAGACTGATATACTGGTCACAACACCTTTGATCTTCCTTCATGCCTTATCCTTAGGATCTTCAGACAGTCATGCTCCATTGCCGACTGTTCGTACATTAGTTTTCGATGAAGCGGATGTGCTTCTTGATCCGTTATTCAGAGAACAGACATTAGGTATCTGGAATTCATGTATCAATCCTGATCTAAGAGTCACTCTTTGGTCGGCAACAATGGgttcaaatattgaaactCTCGCCTCGGCTACCATACAAGCCAGGCAAGAAAAGTTAGGCCTCGAGAAACATTCAAATCTTGTTCGTCTCGTAGTCGGACTCAAAGATTCTGCAATTCCTAATATCACACATCGTTTGATCTACGCTGCGACAGAACCTGGTAAACTTATTGCTCTTCGACAATTGCTTCGACCCACAGCAAAAACTACAGATGGAACGGAATCTTTACGACCTCCATTCCTCGTCTTTACACAAACGATACCTAGAGCTATTGCTTTACACGCTGAACTCTTGTATGATATCCCCGCTGAAGCAGGTGGTTCTACCAGAATCGCAGTACTACATTCAGATCTTTCCGACTCGGTTAGAGATCAAGTCATGACACGATTCCGTAATGGTGAGATCTGGATCTTGATTACCACGGACATTTTGTCCCGAGGTGTCGATTTCAAGGGCATCAATGGTGTGGTCAACTATGATGTTCCAAATTCAGGAGCAGCTTATATTCATCGTGTAGGACGTACTGGACGAGCTGGCCGTGATGGTGGTATGGCAGTGACCTTTTATACAAAAGAGGATATCCCATATGTTAAGAACGTCGCAAATATCATCGCAGCATCAGAAAAACAAGCTGGAAAACCAGCAAGTGAAGCGAGTATGCAGAAATGGTTATTAGATGCATTACCAACACCTagcaaggaagaaaagaaaaagttgaagaaatatGGTGTTGAAGCGAGGCGAGGGGGTTTGGGCAATGCAAAGGATGggaaggatggaaaggataAGGGAgggaaatcgaaatcgagaaTGCAGATTAGTACGAAGAGTGGTTATGAGAGGAAGTTGGAAAATAACCGGAAAGGAGCTATTCAAGGAAGTAAGAGACGAAAGCAGGAAAACGTTGGAGGTGGTGGGGAggtggatgatgatgtgttTGAGGGTATTGAAGATTAA